One Zeugodacus cucurbitae isolate PBARC_wt_2022May chromosome 3, idZeuCucr1.2, whole genome shotgun sequence genomic region harbors:
- the Sec62_1 gene encoding translocation protein SEC62 isoform X1, with protein sequence MEEETQNYEEEEEQYVEDDGDEYTGPGEQEVEKPSKEEFKVAKWMKANVKSKKTKFLSHNVQYFISNKALDALLKSKFAQGDDALFTTREQAIEFLDVMLEHKFFHRAKKVPVSLEEMRGSGAATGGKTTKNKSDDKEHKKKEKEEKKDTEAEAEASGGNGVGDGNISAGAGAVEKKEKRKRKIRLDMHHEQLFVDGSEPYIWIYDPIPIHYWIYGLILLLGAILICLFPLWPPLLRKGVYYLSVAAAGFLVLILTLTVIRLIVFTLVWLVTYGKLHFWLLPNLTEDVGFFASFWPLYESNYIAEEEKTKSSEKRNKSKSKKKEKDSDAEEDTAPEAIPLEPEKIEEVKEHDADIELRRRNVAGDSAACAEEATHSSAGGGDGGGDNSEATAESDVKGSHTPSESDSEISGKDQFEIISSSEVHNVN encoded by the exons atggaagaGGAAACGCAAAACTACGAAGAGGAGGAGGAGCAATATGTTGAAGATGATGGTGAT GAGTACACCGGTCCCGGCGAACAGGAGGTTGAAAAGCCGTCCAAAGAGGAATTCAAGGTCGCCAAGTGGATGAAGGCAAACGTTAAATCAAAGAAAACGAAATTTCTCAGCCACAATGTACAGTATTTCATATCGAACAAAGCACTGGATGCTTTGTTAAAGTCGAAATTCGCACAAGGCGATGATGCGCTCTTCACCACACGTGAACAAGCCATTGAATTTTTGGATGTCATGTTGGAGCATAAATTTTTCCATCGCGCCAAAAAGGTGCCCGTCTCGTTGGAGGAGATGCGTGGCAGTGGGGCAGCTACAGGTGGCAAAACAACGAAAAACAAAAGTGATGACAAGGAGCACAAGAAGAAGGAGAAGGAGGAAAAGAAAGATACCGAGGCTGAAGCCGAAGCCAGTGGTGGCAATGGCGTTGGAGATGGCAATATAAGCGCTGGTGCCGGTGCAGTAGAGAAGAAGGAAAAGCGCAAGCGAAAAATACGCTTGGACATGCATCATGAACAGCTTTTCGTTGATGGTTCTGAGCCATACATTTGGATTTATGATCCCATACCCATACACTACTGGATTTACGGTTTAATATTGTTGCTCGGCGCTATTTTGATCTGTTTGTTTCCGTTGTGGCCACCACTATTGCGTAAAGGCGTTTACTATTTGTCTGTGGCGGCGGCTGGATTCCTCGTACTCATATTGACGCTGACAGTAATACGTTTGATTGTTTTCACACTCGTATGGCTGGTGACTTACGGGAAATTGCATTTCTGGCTGCTGCCGAATTTGACCGAAGATGTGGGATTCTTTGCATCATTTTGGCCGCTCTACGAA agcAATTATATTGCCGAGGAAGAAAAAACGAAATCCTCAGAGAAACGCAACAAATCCAAATCAAAGAAGAAAGAGAAGGACAGCGATGCTGAGGAAGACACTGCACCCGAAGCGATACCACTGGAACCGGAGAAGATCGAAGAGGTGAAGGAACATGATGCGGACATTGAGTTGCGTCGCCGCAATGTCGCTGGCGACAGCGCTGCGTGCGCTGAAGAGGCCACGCACAGCAGTGCTGGTGGTGGTGATGGCGGCGGTGATAACAGCGAAGCGACTGCTGAGTCAGACGTTAAAGG CTCGCACACTCCATCTGAATCCGATTCGGAAATCTCTGGCAAGGATCAATTCGAGATCATCAGTTCGAGTGAAGTGCATAAtgttaattaa
- the Sec62_1 gene encoding translocation protein SEC62 isoform X2, which yields MSEKKRSRRRKDEYTGPGEQEVEKPSKEEFKVAKWMKANVKSKKTKFLSHNVQYFISNKALDALLKSKFAQGDDALFTTREQAIEFLDVMLEHKFFHRAKKVPVSLEEMRGSGAATGGKTTKNKSDDKEHKKKEKEEKKDTEAEAEASGGNGVGDGNISAGAGAVEKKEKRKRKIRLDMHHEQLFVDGSEPYIWIYDPIPIHYWIYGLILLLGAILICLFPLWPPLLRKGVYYLSVAAAGFLVLILTLTVIRLIVFTLVWLVTYGKLHFWLLPNLTEDVGFFASFWPLYESNYIAEEEKTKSSEKRNKSKSKKKEKDSDAEEDTAPEAIPLEPEKIEEVKEHDADIELRRRNVAGDSAACAEEATHSSAGGGDGGGDNSEATAESDVKGSHTPSESDSEISGKDQFEIISSSEVHNVN from the exons ATGTCTGAAAAGAAACGTTCAAGGCGCCGTAAGGAT GAGTACACCGGTCCCGGCGAACAGGAGGTTGAAAAGCCGTCCAAAGAGGAATTCAAGGTCGCCAAGTGGATGAAGGCAAACGTTAAATCAAAGAAAACGAAATTTCTCAGCCACAATGTACAGTATTTCATATCGAACAAAGCACTGGATGCTTTGTTAAAGTCGAAATTCGCACAAGGCGATGATGCGCTCTTCACCACACGTGAACAAGCCATTGAATTTTTGGATGTCATGTTGGAGCATAAATTTTTCCATCGCGCCAAAAAGGTGCCCGTCTCGTTGGAGGAGATGCGTGGCAGTGGGGCAGCTACAGGTGGCAAAACAACGAAAAACAAAAGTGATGACAAGGAGCACAAGAAGAAGGAGAAGGAGGAAAAGAAAGATACCGAGGCTGAAGCCGAAGCCAGTGGTGGCAATGGCGTTGGAGATGGCAATATAAGCGCTGGTGCCGGTGCAGTAGAGAAGAAGGAAAAGCGCAAGCGAAAAATACGCTTGGACATGCATCATGAACAGCTTTTCGTTGATGGTTCTGAGCCATACATTTGGATTTATGATCCCATACCCATACACTACTGGATTTACGGTTTAATATTGTTGCTCGGCGCTATTTTGATCTGTTTGTTTCCGTTGTGGCCACCACTATTGCGTAAAGGCGTTTACTATTTGTCTGTGGCGGCGGCTGGATTCCTCGTACTCATATTGACGCTGACAGTAATACGTTTGATTGTTTTCACACTCGTATGGCTGGTGACTTACGGGAAATTGCATTTCTGGCTGCTGCCGAATTTGACCGAAGATGTGGGATTCTTTGCATCATTTTGGCCGCTCTACGAA agcAATTATATTGCCGAGGAAGAAAAAACGAAATCCTCAGAGAAACGCAACAAATCCAAATCAAAGAAGAAAGAGAAGGACAGCGATGCTGAGGAAGACACTGCACCCGAAGCGATACCACTGGAACCGGAGAAGATCGAAGAGGTGAAGGAACATGATGCGGACATTGAGTTGCGTCGCCGCAATGTCGCTGGCGACAGCGCTGCGTGCGCTGAAGAGGCCACGCACAGCAGTGCTGGTGGTGGTGATGGCGGCGGTGATAACAGCGAAGCGACTGCTGAGTCAGACGTTAAAGG CTCGCACACTCCATCTGAATCCGATTCGGAAATCTCTGGCAAGGATCAATTCGAGATCATCAGTTCGAGTGAAGTGCATAAtgttaattaa
- the LOC105215921 gene encoding uncharacterized protein LOC105215921, which produces MSRRRKCSKLLELENERVDEHGDEQHYSVKLKNVVAQNLCNNPVSAFLATLSSIVFWCIYWLAKALIVFAGVFMIITFIFPHKFIGLLNRFMDKTNVEQYFKDEL; this is translated from the exons ATGAGTAGGCGACGGAAATGCAGCAAATTGTTGGAACTCGAGAATGAGCGTGTAGATGAGCACGGTGATGAGCAGCACTACAGTGTTAAGCTAAAAAATGTGGTAGCACAGAATTTATGCAACAATCCAGTATCGGCATTTCTCGCTACACTGAGCAGCATCGTTTTCTGGTGCATCTATTGGTTGGCTAAAGCGTTGATTGTG ttcgCTGGAGTGTTCATGATTATTACATTCATATTTCCACACAAATTCATTGGACTTCTCAACCGTTTTATGGATAAAACTAATGTGGAGCAGTACTTCAAGGatgaattgtaa